Proteins co-encoded in one Candida albicans SC5314 chromosome 3, complete sequence genomic window:
- a CDS encoding uncharacterized protein (Ortholog of C. dubliniensis CD36 : Cd36_86500, C. parapsilosis CDC317 : CPAR2_206120, Candida tenuis NRRL Y-1498 : CANTEDRAFT_100862 and Debaryomyces hansenii CBS767 : DEHA2F17270g), whose translation MTRNLDSFRYTGNGNDENNNKPHRITKIIPKAKAKRRANSKLHSNNQKSSVDLPDLQPSLNDHLQVLFVGFNPGTESSIQQHHYAHHSNLFWKLFNQSQLLHKVISKNKNSPHEPVPETPNEVNKSEDQFLNHLLENGCNATHDFKLIKYNIGFSDLVLRSTARADQLTMHEKLNNVPRLLSEFKSSHVETIVIVGKGIWEIIIKYFMNELSISSKNFKLASGNRKSGDGDGGAPHKNFKWGLLQKGSDSTYNLIIDSIYKHIDESSKIYIFPNTSGLVASLSFDEKLKLWQDMVNDL comes from the coding sequence ATGACAAGGAACTTGGACTCTTTCCGATATACAGGGAATGGgaatgatgaaaataacaacaaaccACACAGAATAACCAAAATAATACCAAAAGCAAAAGCAAAACGGAGGGCCAATTCCAAACTACATTCTAATAACCAGAAATCGTCGGTAGATTTACCTGATTTACAGCCTTCATTGAATGATCACTTACAAGTTTTATTTGTGGGATTCAACCCAGGTACTGAATCttcaattcaacaacatcattaTGCACATCATTCGAATttattttggaaattatttaatCAGAGTCAATTACTACATAAAGTGATAtcgaaaaataaaaatagcCCACACGAGCCAGTACCGGAAACACCAAATGAAGTTAACAAATCTGaagatcaatttttgaatcattTACTAGAAAATGGATGTAATGCTACTCATGATTTCAAACtaattaaatataatatcGGCTTCAGTGATTTAGTATTACGAAGCACAGCAAGAGCTGATCAATTGACAATGCAcgaaaaattaaataatgttCCTCGATTGTTGCTGGAATTTAAACTGTCTCACGTGGAAACCATCGTGATTGTGGGTAAAGGAATTTGGGaaattataatcaaatattttatgaATGAATTGAGTATTAGTAGTaagaatttcaaattggcTAGTGGTAACAGGAAAAGTGGTGATGGCGATGGTGGTGCTCCCcacaaaaattttaaatggGGATTATTACAAAAGGGATCAGATTCGActtataatttaataattgattctaTTTACAAACATATTGATGAGTCAAGTAAAATATACATATTTCCCAATACTTCAGGACTTGTGGCGAGTTtatcatttgatgaaaaattgaaactttgGCAAGATATGGTTAATGATTTA
- a CDS encoding uncharacterized protein (Ortholog(s) have role in cellular lipid metabolic process, nuclear envelope organization and nuclear envelope localization): protein MIGEEYSNISLSGIASESTPIKRKPQQASFTEYVTVNETTVNNNSTILPTNEKVQNQQQQSSKDSDELDSIIDTHPELKIASRENGEFNPVNVAYTMFTPQKQQNPEIILTPSNKPLQQQESKDKDLTTTSTQQVQNILLNPMTPYTLTLYFQLFSNMIMASIVIYMAYLAYTTIRQDINFKIQRMTLDLLDEISQCSKQYTLNKCHLSTRPPAIEQECNYLDKCQNQDPSLISRSNLTSEILAEITNSFFNKLNYKSISIVLIFLVINLVSNYYIIGNFQYNEINRLKKLEFNSNPESKLDTKIDLD from the coding sequence ATGATAGGTGAagaatattcaaatatatCGCTTTCAGGAATAGCTCTGGAATCCACAccaatcaaaagaaaaccaCAACAAGCAAGTTTTACCGAATACGTCACCGTTAATGAAACAACGGTAAAcaataattcaacaatattgccaacaaatgaaaaagtcCAGAACCAGCAACAGCAATCTAGTAAAGATTCTGATGAGTTAgattcaattattgatacCCATCCCGAATTGAAAATAGCAAGTAGAGAGAATGGTGAATTCAATCCTGTCAATGTGGCATACACAATGTTCACACCCCAAAAGCAACAAAACCCTGAAATAATACTAACCCCACTGAATAAGCCcctacaacaacaagaaagCAAAGACAAAGATTTGACTACCACATCAACCCAACAAGTCCAAAATATACTACTTAATCCAATGACACCATATACTCTAACATTATATTTCCAATTATTTTCTAATATGATAATGGCCAGTATTGTTATTTATATGGCTTATTTAGCATATACAACTATTAGACAAGatataaatttcaaaattcaacGAATGACGCTTGATTTGTTAGACGAGATTTCTCAATGTCTGAAACAATATACATTGAATAAGTGTCATTTATCAACTCGACCACCGGcaattgaacaagaatGTAATTATTTGGATAAATGTCAAAATCAAGATCCATCTTTGATTAGTCGATCAAATTTGACAAGTGAGATATTAGCAGAAATAACTAATTCattcttcaataaattaaattataaaagTATTAGTATTGTACTAatatttcttgtaattAATTTGGTGTCgaattattatattattggtaatttccaatataatgaaattaatcggttaaaaaaattagagtTCAATTCAAACCCAGAATCAAAATTGGACACCAAAATAGATTTAGATTAG